TCACTTTGGTATCGATGAACGTGGTGTCCGGCCTCGCGGAACGCATATACACCAGCCGGCCTGACAGATATTTGGCGTTCAGTCCAAAGCGGATTGGCCGCCAGGAATTGTCGCTCCCGGCAAGGCTTATCTGCCACTTGTCCAACTGATAGTCCAGATAGCGGTAGCCGGATGGGTTGTTCGGCCAGGCGGGATCAGGGCTTTCGACGATGTTGACGGAGGCCACGGGCTGATAGGTCAAAGCGGTTTGTTTGGCCACCAGGGTGACGTATTTGAACTGGCTGGGCCTCAGCACGTTACTGAATTGGACTGCATCCGCAATGGTCATGGCCTCGTCGCCCTTCACCCTGAACGAAGCAGAGGCCAGGCTGTACTCGTTGCCGCCAAGCAGGGCTGGATTTGAAAAGCTGGCGTAGAAATCACTGGCGTTGGTCACGTTCATGCAGCCCATGCCAATGGCGATGGGGGAAACGCTGTTTTCCGGGGTTCCGTAGTCGAAAGAGGTGATGGGCAGAACTTCCCCGTAGGCAGCAAGTTCCACGCAGAGCAGGGTTATAATGAAAATAAGAAGGGTCTTCATGGTATTGGGTCTCTCTCCAGTTTACGGCGGGTCCAGTTGGCGGCAAAATATCCCAAAATCCCGGTGAACAATCCGGCTACCGCGTCCACAAACCAGTGATAATGGCAATAGACAGTGGCGACGGAGAGGAATACGGAAATCACGGCAAACAGGTATCCCCATTTGCCGGTGAATTTGAATCCCGCGATAGTCAACACCACCGCTATGGCCACATGGGAACTGGGAAAAGCTCCTCCCCAATGGCCGCTGTGGTTGTAGATGAATGCCATGATACGGGTGAAGATTCCCCCGCGGAAAGCTTGGGAAAGCCGATATGATTCAGTGTGGAAGCGGCCTCCAACCACGGGGAAGATGCTGTAGAAAATGTAGCAGGCGTAAAACACGAAAGTGATGTTGAAGATCAATTCCTTGAAAGCCGGCTTGTTTTTGAGATAGAGGTACAGAGGCAGGCCTACGATCAAGGGATAGTAGCAGAAATAGGCGAAGTGGAAAAGTTCCTGAAAGAAAAACTGGCTGCATCTGCGCCCCCATTCCAGGGAGGGCAGGTAACCCCAGATCTTGCTGTCCATATCCATGAACCAGGGGTCCAGCCATTCGGGGAAGATGATGAGAGACACCGAGCGCAGGGAACTGTAATAATAGGCAAATAGGAACACCGGATAGATGCCGCGGACGAAACGCAAGGCTTGGAGCAGCCAGGGTTTGGCGGAAAGGTCCAGCTTGCGCTCAGCCAAGGCCAGCAGCAGAACGAAGGCGACAATCAGCAGATACAGGGGCAGATGGATCCCGGCGTTGATAGCCCGGCCCAGAAAGATACCGACCGTCATGTAGATAATGAACCAGGCGCAATAGGCCAGGGTGATCTTGTCGATAGCGCTCAAAAACTGGCGTGGGGCTGAAACGCTATGGACCGGTTGGGTGTCCTTGTTTTTCCGGAGCCCGGGCGGCATTACAGTTCCCCCAGTCTTTTGGAGACGATGAAATTCAGCGCCCCCATCAGGATGGCGATGCCCCAAATGATGGCCACAAAAGACATTGGCAGGTCTTCGCGAATATCGGGGAAAAAGGCGTAGAAAATGTGGGTGAGCAAAACCGGCAGAATGACGATAACATATTGGGCAAAACGGATTTGTTTCCAGAAATAAACTATCACCCAGGCCACCACTAGCGTGATCAACATCGGCCAGGGAGTGAAATACAACAGATAACCAGTGTAGGTAAAGATCCCGCGCCCGCCCTTAAATTTATGGGTTACGGGCAGGCAGTGCCCCACCAGCATGGCCAGGCCATAGAGCAGCATTACGTTTTTGTGGTACATCAGCTCTCCGCCGGCGATGGGGCTGTATGAATCCAGCAATTTCAGCAGAAGCTCTGTCACCAGCAGGAAAACCATTGCTTTCAGGATGTCCAGAGCGCCAACCAGGATGCCCATGGGGCGGCTCACGTGAACATAGATGTTTTCTGTATCAGCCAGGCCGGTGCCCACTTTGTGGATTTTCAGCGAGCGGAAGGTCTTGGTGAACATCCGGGCGGTGGAAAAGCAGCCGTAAAAATAGGCCGCTACCATGACCAGTGCTATGATCAGGAAGTTCACTGGCCGCCCCCGTAGTTTCTTTGCCCAAACAGCACGGAGCCCAGCCGCAGCATGTTTGAGCCTTCTTCCAGTGCCACCTCGAAATCATCGCTCATTCCCATGGAGAGATAGTCAAGCTCCACTCCCGGGATGTTTTGCCTGCCGATCTTGTCCCGAAGTTCCCGTAATTGCCGGAAGTAGGGCCTGGTCCGCTCCGCGTCGATGCTCATCAAACCTATGGTCATCAGGCCGCGCACGCGCAGACAGGGCAGTGCCGCAATCTGCCAGAGCATTTCCTCAGCGTTGGCTAGGCTCACGCCGCTTTTGCTTGTTTCCGCCGTGGTGTTCACCTGCACCAGAATGTCCTGCGTGAGGTTTTTATTGCCCAGGGATCGGTTCAGTTTCTGGGCGATGTGCAGGCTGTCCACAGACTGGATCAGAACGGGTTTCAGGCTCAAAAGGTTGTTTATTTTGTTGGATTGCAAATGTCCGATGAAATGAAAGCCGTCATAAGGCTGGCTGAGCATTGGGATTTTGCGCAAGGCTTCTTGCACCTTGTTTTCTCCGATGTGCCGGATTCCCAAGCTCAAAGCCTCATCAACAGTTTCCACCGAATGGGTTTTTGTAACGGCTACGAGTGTCACTTCAGAGCCGGTTCGCCCACATCTCTGCAGCGTTTGCTCTATCTTTTCCCGAACCCTGTTCAGATTGTCCGCAATGGAGGACATTCAGGCTCCTAATTATTTGTGTATTTTATCAACAATCCGGGCGCGTTCCCAAAACCGGCTGGGATAATGATCCAGCGCGCATCCAGATTAACTTTCCCATTTTTGTTGTGGCGCATCTCTGTCAAGCAGAATCTCCCACTGGCATCCAACACCGAAAACTGACCAATTTTTTACTTGACAGGCTGAGACTAAGATTAGTATTGCGCAAACCGATTTATTTGGGGAAGTATGAAAAAGATATTGGTTCTTTTAGTCGGACTGGTCGCGCTGAGCATTCCAGTATTCCGATACCACCGACATTTCAATACTCACGAGCTGAGCCCCGGCCAGACTATCCGCAGGAAGAATGTATCCTCCAGATGGATTTTTGCCGACCTCGCCGGTAACAACTATGACTATATGTTATCCGCAGCGCCGCAGGGCAAAAATACCTACATGCTGCAGGTGCGGGACCAGATCGGAAAAGACATCTCGCAGATAAATTATTCCCATCCCCTGCGCGGCATCACCGTGCTCTCCGACCCCCGCAGCAAAGCTCCGTGGATGTTTCTTAGCATCAACGACCAGAAAGCAACCGGCGTCCATGGTTTTCATTACATCTGGGAACCAATGCTCAAGCGCGAGGAAAGACAATTCGACGCCATAGCCCGCACGGATACTTTGATCGCCTACGAAGACTATGATTGGAGCGGGACCCTGCATCCCAAATTGCTCGAGGATATCGATAATGACGGCAGTCCGGAACTTGTTTGCCTGGCCTTCGATTCCTTTACCATAAACCCCCGCGGCCTAGTGGTCTATGACTTCGACAGCGGCGGGTTGAAATGGCGCTTCGACCTCAGCACCTGCATCTCTTCCCTGCTCTGTGACGATTTTGACGGGGATGGCGAAAAGGAACTGGTCTGCGGAACCATCGCCTATAAAAACACTGACCAGGAAATGCGGGACATGGACGACGCCCATTCCTGGCTGATGGTGATCGATGCCCGGGGCCGGCTTCTTCACCATGAAATGGTTAACGAAGGCTTCAGCCAGGTGTTGCTTGCTTCCGACGACATGGACGGGGATGCCCAAAAAGAAATCCTGGCCGTTTGCTCCACCAAAGGCAACGCCGAACTGCCCAATAGCGTGAAATGGCTGAATTGGACAGGAAAGCGGTTTATCTCGAAGGAAAGTTGGTTACTGCACGGCAATCTGGAATTCAACAACCCCGAAACCATATATAGCCTGATGGATGGGGAAGGCCGCAAGCTTGTCATTCTGGCAGCTATGAATTCACCCCTGATCGTTCTCGACAGCCAGCTCAATAAGGTCAACCACGACTTTAACGAGCCTGTGAGCAGTGTTTGGGGTGTTGAAGATCTCGATCTGGACGGCCGCAAGGAGATTCTGCTGGAAACCCGGGACAACCGTCTTGTTGTTCTGAGCAGCGATCTCAAGTCCAAAGCTGAGTTGGCAAACCCTTTCAACCTTGATGACAATTACTCCGTCCACATCGTGTACACCGGTTTTGGCAAGCCACCCAAGATCGCGCTGGCCATTGGGGCTGAGGTTCGTTATTACCAATACCGGCGCCTGCCGCTGTGGGAACAGGTCACACGTTTCATCTGGTTGAACCTGGACTATCTGAGTCTTATCCTGTTGCTGGCATTACTGCTTCTGCTGATCTATGTCTACCGCCGTCGCCGCATTATTATGATGGGCATCAACAATCTGGGGCAGGGAACGGTCCTGATGGCTTCCAAAGACAGGATCCTCCATATCAACGATTATATGCTGGACTTTTTGAAAGACGAATACGGCAATCTGCCTCCTGGTAATCTGAAATCGCTTTCCCGCCTCTATCCGGATTTGGCTGCTCTGATGCCCGATTTCGAGGCCAGCAAGGATTCGGATTTTAACCAGCCCATGCTGTTGGGCCGCCAGCAGATGCGTCACAACGTTCAAATCCAGAAACTGGGAGGGTTGACCAGCAAGTTTCTGATCACGGCCCAACCTGACCTTCCCGCGCCAGGTGATGCCGCCGCCACCCTGGCCTGGGCAGATACCGCGCGCAGGCTTTCCCACAACGTAAGAAGGCATATCACCAATATCATCCTGGCCCTGAAGCCCTTGCAGACTGGTGGGTTGGACGATAAACAGCTTGGATACACTGATATCATCCGCAGCGAGATAGAAAAGATCCGCATCTTCACCCACGCCTTCCAGCGTTTTACCGAGCTGAAGGACTATGAGCTGAAGTTGCAGGATGTTATCCCCTCTTTGGAACACTGCCTGGAACGCCTCACCATACCAACCGGCATCAAGCTGATCAAGAATTGGGACCTTGCCTCGGTGGAAGCCTGGATCGAGCCGATCCGCTTTGAAGAAGCGCTGGGAAACGTGATTGCCAACGCGCTCGACGCCATGGAGGAGGGCGGAACCCTGCACCTGACCGTGAAAAAATTCCCCAACCACTCTGGCCTTAATGGAAGGCAGAGCGTGATGATCGAGGTGGAGGACAGCGGCAAAGGCATTCCTGCCAAATACTTGGAGGAGGTTTGGCAGCCATTCTTCACCACCAAAAACGACGGCACCGGAATCGGCCTGCCCGAAACCAGAAAGATCATCACCTCGATGGGCGGCACTGTTTTGGTGGAAAGCGAGGAGGGGGTGGGAACAGTCGTCACTTTTTGGCTAAAGGGAAGCACTGATGGATAAAACCAGGATTCTATTGGCTGACGACGACTCCGTTTTTTGCCGGCTGGTGGGTGACCTGCTGCAGCAAAATGGCTATGACGTCACACTCGCCCTGGATGTTCAAGGAGCGCGCCAGGCCTTACAGCGCAGCGTTTTCGACATCATGATGCTCGACCTCTGCTTTCCCGCGCTGATGGATGGTTTCAACCTGTTGGACGAGGTTCGGGAAAGATACCCTTCGATAACCGTTCTGATGATTTCAGGCTCGGGCCATATTCCCGATGTCGTGCGCGCCATCAAACAGGGAGCCTACGATTTCATCGAAAAGCCAATCGAGCCGGAACATCTGCTGCTGCGCATCGGAAACCTGAACACCAAGATATTGCAGGAAAGGCAGATGCGTCACTTGGAGCAAGCTGCCATCGGTATGGTGGGGGTATCCGCGCAGATGGGAAAAGTTTTCTCCGCCATCAGCGCCGCGGCCAATTTCGATTCCCCCGTGCTCGTGACTGGCGAAACCGGTGTGGGCAAGGAACTGGCTGTGAGGGCGATTCACCGCCTGAGCAAATTCGGAACCCAGGACCTCATGAGCATTAATTGCGCTTCCGTGCCCAAAGAACTCTTCGAAGCTGAGCTTTTCGGCTATGAAAAAGGCGCTTTTACAGGGGCCGAGAAAGCCTTTAAGGGCTATTTTGAATTTGCCCGGAACTCCTCACTTTTTCTGGATGAAGTGGGGGAATTGCCGGCTGTGGTTCAGGCCAAACTGCTCCGCGTTCTTTCCGAAGGGGAAATCCAAAGGATCGGAGGCAAGGTGGGAATCTCCAACGCCCGCATCCTGAGCGCCTCCAACCAGGACTTGCAGGCTGCAATCCAAGCCGGAACTTTTCGCGAAGACCTCTATTACCGCCTCAACACCATCGAAATCCACATCCCTCCTTTGCGCCAGCGGATTTGTGACATTGCTCCCCTTGCCAGGCACTTCGTGGCCGATTTCTGCCAGCGTAACCAACAGCCCCCCCAGGGAGATATCAAGCCGGGCGCTGGACTGGATGAGCGAGCAGAAATGGGAAGGTAACGCGCGTGAGCTGCGCAGTTGCGTGGAACGCGCCCTCATCTTTTCCGACGCTGATGTTCTGGGGCCGGAAGACTTTGCGGAACATAAACTTGAAATCCCGAACGCGGAGACCGGGCAGGTTTCCCTGCGCGAACAACTGCGGCTCTGCGAAGCCAGCATTATCAGCCAGTCTCTGCAGGCCAACGATTTCAACATCAGCCGCACGGCAAAACAGCTCGGCATGGATAAGTCCAACCTCAGCAAGAGGATACAAGCCCTGGGCCTTGACCTCCACGCCTGACCCCATCCTCAACTTTTTCCCCGGTTTACTGGCCCTTTGCCCCTTCCCACTCACATCCCTTTTGCCTCCCGCTGAGTTCCCGCTGCCCAAACGGGAAGTCAACGGGAAGTTCTCAGGATGTGGATAGGAAAGGGCAAAGGACGAAACTAGCACGAAAAAGCAGGGGCAACCGTGGCTCCCCCTGCCTGTAACTGTCTGTGATGTATCTATTTGCCAGCGGCGATGGAGACCATCTTGCCGGGCACGACTATTACCTTTTTCACCACCCAGCCTTCGAGGCTGCGCTTCACGTTTTCCACCTCGAGGGCCAGGGCTTTCAGTTCCTCCGGATCAGTATCCGGCGCCACTTCCAGCTTGCCGCGCAGCTTGCCGTTGATTTGAACCACATAGGTGATGAGGTCACGCACGAGGTATTTTTCCTTGTAGCAGGGCAGGCCGGATTCGTGCAGAAGCTCCGTGAATCCAAGCAGTTGCCAGAGTTCCTCGGCGATGTGGGGCGCGAAGGGGTAGAGCATTTGGGGTATGATCCTGCAGGCTTCGGCGTAAACGGCCAGATCGGCGTCGGAGAGCCCGGCGGGGTCTTTCACGGCCACGCAGTGGTTAAGATGCTCCATCACGGCGGCGATGGCGGTGTTGTACTGCATGCGTAACTGGCAGTCATCCAGCCACTTCTTCACTGTGCTGTGCGAGCTGTGGAGAAGTTCGCGCAGCGGGGCGGAGACAGCTTCCGGTTTGGCAGTCAGTTGCAGGCCTCGTTTGATGGTGTCCAGATTGCCTTCGATCAGGCGCCAGACGCGGTTCAGGAAGCGGAAAGCGCCCATCACGCCGTCGTCGCTCCATTCTACATCCTTGTCCGGAGGTGAGGCGAAAAGCAGGAAAGTGCGCAGCGTGTCGGCCCCGAAGCGGTCTATGATGTAGCCTGGGTCCACAGCGTTGCCTTTGGATTTGCTCATCTTGGCGCCGTCTTTGGTGACCATGCCCTGGGTGAGCAATCTGGAGAAAGGCTCGTCACAGTCCAGCCAGCCGAGGTCGCGCATGAATTTGCCGATGAAGCGGGCGTAGAGCAGATGCATCACGGCGTGCTCAATGCCGCCAATGTATTGGTCCACCGGCATCCAGTATTTGGCTTTGGCTGGGTCGAAGGGCATGGAGTCATTTTTGGGATCGGCGTAGCGGGCGTAATACCAGGAGCTGTCCACAAAGGTGTCCATGGTGTCGGTTTCGCGTCTGGCAGCGGCTCCGCATTGGGGGCAGGCC
This sequence is a window from Candidatus Cloacimonadota bacterium. Protein-coding genes within it:
- a CDS encoding YggS family pyridoxal phosphate-dependent enzyme codes for the protein MSSIADNLNRVREKIEQTLQRCGRTGSEVTLVAVTKTHSVETVDEALSLGIRHIGENKVQEALRKIPMLSQPYDGFHFIGHLQSNKINNLLSLKPVLIQSVDSLHIAQKLNRSLGNKNLTQDILVQVNTTAETSKSGVSLANAEEMLWQIAALPCLRVRGLMTIGLMSIDAERTRPYFRQLRELRDKIGRQNIPGVELDYLSMGMSDDFEVALEEGSNMLRLGSVLFGQRNYGGGQ
- a CDS encoding phosphatase PAP2 family protein; this translates as MPPGLRKNKDTQPVHSVSAPRQFLSAIDKITLAYCAWFIIYMTVGIFLGRAINAGIHLPLYLLIVAFVLLLALAERKLDLSAKPWLLQALRFVRGIYPVFLFAYYYSSLRSVSLIIFPEWLDPWFMDMDSKIWGYLPSLEWGRRCSQFFFQELFHFAYFCYYPLIVGLPLYLYLKNKPAFKELIFNITFVFYACYIFYSIFPVVGGRFHTESYRLSQAFRGGIFTRIMAFIYNHSGHWGGAFPSSHVAIAVVLTIAGFKFTGKWGYLFAVISVFLSVATVYCHYHWFVDAVAGLFTGILGYFAANWTRRKLERDPIP